A single Halarcobacter anaerophilus DNA region contains:
- a CDS encoding heavy metal translocating P-type ATPase, with translation MNDEIIIKSVANNRVRLKSDLFALSSNLELIENEFKDIFIDFRKNISCKSIIFKYNLNITLDSVIERLNNLFNITASIPASKAICGTSCSSCSLKKHDEKSWKRKLFEFALLSGYAIYIFVSENILGATIASTAFSLVGIISFVAAIPLLKESLEDIKQKRFTLQTFMSGTLLLAIFFGEATAAFEIIYILRGGMLLEEYIANRSRQEIQNLVELDVKKVYVLVDDVEIEVNIEELKQNDIVVCRSGEKIPVDGIITQGSAEINEAIINGRSEPEYKKESDEVFAGTVCERGRVFIKVIALGNETYISRTMREVELSLMQKSPSELEADRLANRLLKLGTALTVGTFLLTGSFSAAFSVMIIMSCPCATVLAASTAISGGIANAAKQGILIKGGDALENVSKSEVFCFDKTGTLTTGKPVITDIISLSNKDEKLLLEYAASAEYRNSHPLANSIVKYADEKNIEINQNILSEVIPGFGVKSKIDDKRLLVGNKALLNRYKISLKDYKNVSSKLLNSGKTAVYIALDDEILGVLGFTHEVRKGTKQMIEDLRQRGVKHIALLTGDEVKVANGFALDFGFDSVFANQSPKGKADAIEELKKKYKSVVMVGDGVNDTYAMSKADVAISFAAGGSEAAIAVSDVAITHSHPEDIVNLYDVSKKSLNVVNQNYYIGTSTNLAGVALSAMGRLTPVGAGLIHIGHTIGIMANSSRLAIDDNNS, from the coding sequence ATGAACGACGAAATTATTATAAAAAGCGTAGCAAACAACAGAGTCAGATTAAAATCCGACTTGTTTGCATTAAGTTCCAATTTGGAACTTATAGAAAATGAGTTTAAAGATATTTTTATAGATTTTAGAAAAAATATTTCCTGTAAATCGATTATCTTTAAATATAACCTTAATATAACACTTGACAGTGTAATTGAGAGATTAAATAATTTATTTAATATAACTGCATCTATTCCTGCAAGTAAAGCTATATGCGGTACAAGTTGCAGCAGTTGTAGTTTGAAAAAGCATGATGAAAAGTCCTGGAAAAGAAAACTTTTTGAATTTGCTCTTTTAAGCGGTTATGCAATCTATATTTTTGTAAGTGAAAATATTTTAGGAGCAACAATTGCTTCAACTGCTTTTAGCTTAGTGGGAATTATCTCTTTTGTAGCAGCAATTCCGCTTTTAAAAGAGTCTTTAGAGGATATAAAACAAAAAAGATTTACTCTTCAAACTTTTATGAGCGGAACACTTCTTCTTGCAATTTTCTTTGGAGAAGCAACGGCAGCTTTTGAAATTATCTATATTTTAAGAGGCGGAATGCTGCTTGAAGAGTATATTGCAAATAGATCAAGACAAGAGATTCAAAATTTAGTTGAATTAGATGTAAAAAAAGTTTATGTTTTAGTTGATGATGTTGAGATAGAAGTAAATATAGAAGAGCTAAAACAAAACGATATAGTTGTTTGCAGAAGCGGAGAAAAAATTCCCGTTGACGGAATAATTACCCAAGGAAGTGCTGAAATAAATGAAGCAATTATAAACGGAAGAAGCGAACCTGAATATAAAAAAGAGTCAGATGAGGTCTTTGCGGGAACTGTTTGTGAGAGAGGAAGAGTTTTTATAAAAGTTATTGCTTTGGGAAATGAAACTTATATCTCAAGAACAATGAGAGAAGTAGAACTCTCTTTAATGCAAAAATCTCCAAGTGAATTAGAAGCGGATAGATTGGCAAACAGACTTCTTAAACTTGGAACAGCTTTAACAGTAGGTACTTTTTTATTAACAGGCTCTTTTAGTGCAGCCTTTTCCGTTATGATAATTATGTCTTGTCCTTGTGCAACGGTATTAGCTGCTTCAACGGCAATAAGCGGTGGAATTGCAAATGCTGCAAAACAAGGAATTTTAATAAAAGGCGGAGATGCCTTAGAAAATGTTAGTAAAAGTGAAGTTTTTTGTTTTGATAAAACAGGAACTTTGACAACAGGAAAACCCGTAATCACGGATATAATCTCTTTAAGCAATAAAGATGAAAAACTGTTATTAGAGTATGCTGCATCGGCTGAATACAGAAATTCTCATCCTCTTGCAAATTCAATCGTAAAATATGCAGATGAAAAAAACATAGAGATAAATCAAAATATTTTAAGTGAAGTCATTCCAGGTTTCGGAGTTAAATCAAAAATCGATGATAAAAGACTTCTAGTAGGTAACAAAGCTTTATTAAACAGATATAAAATTTCTTTAAAAGATTATAAAAATGTTAGTTCAAAACTACTAAACAGCGGCAAAACGGCAGTTTATATAGCATTGGACGATGAAATTTTAGGAGTTCTTGGCTTTACTCATGAAGTAAGAAAAGGAACAAAACAGATGATTGAGGATTTAAGACAAAGAGGAGTTAAACATATAGCTTTATTAACAGGTGATGAGGTTAAAGTGGCAAACGGTTTTGCTCTTGATTTCGGTTTTGATTCTGTTTTTGCAAATCAATCTCCTAAAGGCAAAGCCGATGCAATAGAAGAGTTGAAGAAAAAATACAAAAGCGTTGTTATGGTAGGAGATGGAGTAAATGATACTTATGCTATGAGTAAAGCAGATGTTGCAATCTCTTTTGCAGCAGGTGGAAGTGAAGCCGCTATTGCAGTATCGGATGTAGCAATCACACACTCACATCCCGAAGATATCGTTAATCTATATGATGTAAGTAAAAAAAGCTTGAATGTAGTAAATCAAAATTATTATATAGGAACAAGTACAAATTTAGCGGGTGTTGCTTTGTCTGCCATGGGAAGATTAACCCCTGTAGGTGCGGGTTTGATCCATATCGGACATACAATAGGAATTATGGCAAACTCTTCAAGATTGGCTATTGATGATAATAATTCTTGA
- a CDS encoding HMA2 domain-containing protein, protein MITTEKLIEISSYLTLVHHIKGRIRVRVNPKIKEQSQNITLEDIEDIPNKIDGIKKIKINKIVGSITIEYDNKIFPDKLWKDLIGQENLEEIAEILNKLEKEVA, encoded by the coding sequence TTGATTACAACAGAAAAATTAATAGAGATTAGTTCTTATTTAACTTTGGTTCACCATATAAAAGGAAGAATAAGAGTTAGGGTAAATCCCAAAATAAAAGAACAGAGTCAAAATATAACTTTAGAAGATATTGAAGATATTCCTAATAAAATAGATGGAATAAAAAAAATAAAGATAAATAAAATTGTAGGTTCAATAACAATTGAATATGATAATAAAATATTTCCTGATAAATTATGGAAAGATTTGATTGGTCAAGAAAATTTAGAAGAGATTGCAGAAATTTTAAACAAGCTTGAAAAAGAGGTGGCATAA
- a CDS encoding ferritin-like domain-containing protein has protein sequence MQENIQENTVTQEQLETKQDSIIKNFDEDLLKGLRVDPNYNEPVLDQVLRIAIYDEYHAYETYRKILEKFGNVSPFSNILEAEIRHYQELALILEKHQVPMPVNDWEGKIEAPNSLLEASEIAVAAEIDNIKMYDNLISYAKDYPDVLDTLYRMQAASYNNHLPSFRQAVINHSSSDTQVNVNEIYQQYSQHNIDEAISKMDEFGQMASKFASGQVTQEDMLKLLSNTNLSFIGGALLGAVGAGVLSQMTKEKSEDIQEDEEV, from the coding sequence ATGCAAGAAAATATTCAAGAAAACACAGTAACGCAGGAACAACTGGAAACAAAGCAAGATAGTATAATAAAAAATTTTGATGAAGATCTGCTAAAAGGTTTAAGAGTAGATCCAAACTATAATGAACCGGTTTTAGATCAAGTCTTAAGAATAGCTATCTATGATGAGTATCATGCTTATGAAACATATAGAAAAATATTGGAAAAATTTGGTAACGTATCACCTTTTTCAAATATTTTAGAAGCAGAAATAAGACATTATCAAGAGTTGGCTTTAATATTGGAAAAACATCAAGTTCCTATGCCCGTAAATGACTGGGAAGGTAAAATCGAAGCCCCGAACTCTTTATTGGAAGCTTCTGAAATAGCAGTTGCAGCAGAAATCGATAATATAAAAATGTATGATAATCTAATCTCTTATGCTAAAGATTATCCAGATGTTTTAGACACTCTTTACAGAATGCAAGCTGCTTCTTATAATAATCATCTTCCAAGTTTCAGACAGGCTGTAATTAATCATTCAAGCAGTGATACACAAGTAAACGTAAATGAAATTTATCAACAATATTCGCAACATAATATAGATGAAGCAATTTCAAAAATGGATGAATTCGGTCAAATGGCTTCAAAATTTGCTTCAGGACAAGTTACCCAAGAAGATATGTTAAAGCTTTTAAGTAATACAAATCTCTCTTTTATAGGCGGAGCTTTGTTAGGAGCCGTAGGTGCAGGTGTTTTATCTCAAATGACGAAAGAAAAAAGCGAAGATATCCAAGAAGACGAGGAGGTGTAA
- a CDS encoding YtxH domain-containing protein has translation MLPFIAGIAAGAVAVVAYNNNKKIRKNVNEGAKKAKHLAQEGYEKTKEFAKDVKASVDEKVESLKSKKEEKKIEKEGETANGNE, from the coding sequence ATGTTACCGTTCATAGCAGGTATAGCAGCAGGAGCAGTTGCAGTTGTTGCATACAATAATAATAAAAAAATCAGAAAAAACGTAAATGAAGGTGCAAAAAAAGCCAAACATCTTGCCCAAGAGGGATATGAAAAAACAAAAGAGTTTGCAAAAGACGTAAAAGCAAGCGTTGATGAAAAAGTCGAGTCTTTAAAATCAAAAAAAGAAGAGAAGAAAATTGAAAAAGAGGGAGAAACAGCCAATGGCAACGAGTAG
- a CDS encoding magnetosome protein MamC, with product MATSSLSINTGAPRNVTGHVVSGSLAAGALAAAINYNKYKNGEIQKSEAINSSIKLSAQGGIATGSAIAAANYLGQGNIVNMLTAISVGVMGVYAVEKVSDKLTQRKEIEAEEEK from the coding sequence ATGGCAACGAGTAGTTTATCAATTAATACAGGTGCACCAAGAAATGTAACAGGGCATGTAGTAAGCGGTTCATTAGCAGCAGGGGCACTTGCTGCGGCTATAAATTATAATAAATATAAAAACGGTGAAATTCAAAAGAGTGAAGCTATTAACAGTTCAATTAAACTCTCTGCTCAAGGTGGAATTGCAACAGGAAGTGCAATTGCAGCGGCTAATTATTTAGGGCAGGGAAATATAGTTAATATGCTTACTGCAATTTCAGTAGGTGTTATGGGTGTTTATGCAGTGGAAAAAGTAAGTGATAAATTAACTCAAAGAAAAGAAATCGAAGCAGAAGAGGAAAAATAA
- a CDS encoding YtxH domain-containing protein, with translation MQNNTIDTNPYINNQNQAQQDLNLANQNPYISDNTTAANTNSSLLGSFDTNKFLLGAVIGAVGAYVLTNEKAQKTIFKTIAKGSALFGAGIEEMKERFEDAKAEMEAQKED, from the coding sequence ATGCAAAATAATACAATAGATACAAATCCATATATAAATAATCAAAATCAGGCACAACAAGATCTTAACTTAGCAAATCAAAACCCGTATATAAGCGATAATACGACTGCTGCAAATACAAATTCAAGTCTTTTAGGCAGTTTTGATACAAATAAATTTTTATTAGGTGCCGTAATAGGAGCTGTGGGAGCTTATGTTCTTACAAATGAAAAAGCACAAAAAACAATTTTTAAAACTATTGCAAAAGGAAGTGCTTTGTTCGGTGCAGGAATCGAAGAGATGAAAGAGAGATTTGAAGACGCAAAAGCTGAAATGGAAGCTCAAAAAGAGGATTAA
- a CDS encoding heavy metal translocating P-type ATPase, with the protein MSCNIKLLHKTSKRARFYCESLKNEEYNTSSLIQYLESINGINKVRINKKIGSIVFEHDGSALNTIRDILLGLDVNKYKICDTFKGSCIDCIDESEPSLNGVIRASSVLVAERFISNDLAKFLLTTVAAKPLLVEGTKELFKEGLTSKVLEATAVSVSIARKDYLAANSTNAMLELGEYIEETTVHKSDDLIKELAKPNVTKAWVEFEENGKLTQKLINTSELKVGDIVIVGAGDTIAVDGHVLTGNASVNQVSMTGESEPVAKQRGDRVISGTVIEDGRLKIWAEYVGEDTATARIKNYIVSSLNEKSSIGLKATKLADKLVPVTLGLAGVSYLINKDFESVAAVLQADYSCALKLATPVAFKSSISKAGKDGIMIKGAKAIEALHSADTFVFDKTGTLTYGHLEVESINSFDEKWEEDDILNLTASAEEHYFHPVAEAVVKAAKEKGFVHMHHEEVEFIVAHGVKTIVNDKEVVIGSRHFLEDDEQIDFSNYEDKIEQCLLDGKTILYVGYDKKLLGTIGMRDKVRENAKDVLQKLKLSGVKNIVMLTGDIKEKAEALAFELGVDTVYANMRPTDKANIINKLKEQGSKIAFVGDGINDAPALMSADVGISMSKGADIAKATADIGLLKDDLVAIAEVKELANKTMKLIKYNFNATVGINSLILTGATIGLFTPITTAVLHNGTTIGLLFNSMKGVSIKNSIENSK; encoded by the coding sequence ATGAGTTGTAATATAAAACTTTTACATAAAACTTCCAAAAGAGCAAGATTTTATTGTGAAAGCTTAAAAAATGAAGAGTATAACACTTCTTCTTTAATTCAATATTTAGAGTCCATTAACGGAATAAATAAAGTACGGATAAATAAAAAAATAGGTTCTATAGTTTTTGAACATGACGGCAGTGCGTTAAATACTATTAGAGATATTCTTTTGGGACTTGATGTAAACAAATATAAAATATGTGATACCTTCAAAGGTTCATGTATAGATTGTATAGATGAGAGTGAACCTAGTTTAAACGGTGTAATAAGAGCAAGCAGTGTTTTAGTAGCAGAACGATTTATCTCAAATGATTTGGCAAAATTTCTTCTAACAACTGTTGCTGCAAAACCTCTTTTAGTAGAAGGAACAAAAGAGCTTTTTAAAGAGGGATTAACTTCTAAAGTTCTTGAAGCAACTGCTGTTTCGGTTAGTATTGCACGAAAAGATTATTTAGCTGCAAATAGTACCAATGCTATGCTTGAACTTGGCGAATATATTGAAGAGACTACGGTTCATAAAAGTGATGATTTGATAAAAGAGTTGGCAAAACCAAATGTAACCAAAGCCTGGGTTGAGTTTGAAGAGAATGGAAAATTAACCCAAAAACTTATAAATACAAGTGAACTTAAAGTAGGGGATATAGTAATAGTAGGTGCTGGCGATACAATAGCCGTTGACGGTCATGTACTTACGGGAAATGCTTCTGTTAATCAAGTCTCAATGACAGGCGAGAGTGAACCTGTAGCAAAACAAAGAGGTGACAGGGTTATCTCAGGAACCGTTATAGAAGACGGAAGATTAAAAATCTGGGCTGAATACGTAGGAGAAGATACTGCAACTGCAAGAATAAAAAATTATATTGTAAGTTCTTTAAACGAAAAATCTTCTATAGGACTAAAAGCTACGAAACTAGCTGATAAATTAGTGCCTGTAACTTTAGGTTTGGCAGGAGTCTCTTATCTTATAAACAAAGATTTTGAGAGTGTTGCAGCTGTGCTTCAAGCTGATTACTCTTGTGCCCTTAAACTAGCAACTCCCGTTGCTTTTAAATCTTCAATTTCAAAAGCGGGAAAAGACGGAATTATGATTAAAGGTGCAAAAGCTATTGAAGCTTTACATAGTGCCGATACTTTTGTTTTTGATAAAACAGGAACCTTGACTTACGGTCATTTAGAAGTAGAATCTATTAACTCTTTTGATGAAAAGTGGGAAGAAGATGATATCTTAAATTTGACGGCAAGTGCGGAAGAACACTATTTTCATCCTGTTGCTGAAGCTGTTGTTAAAGCCGCAAAAGAGAAAGGTTTTGTTCATATGCATCACGAAGAGGTTGAATTTATTGTTGCACACGGCGTAAAAACTATTGTAAATGATAAGGAGGTCGTAATAGGAAGCAGACACTTTTTAGAAGATGATGAACAAATTGATTTTTCTAATTATGAAGATAAAATAGAACAATGCCTATTGGACGGAAAAACTATTCTTTATGTAGGATATGACAAAAAACTTTTGGGTACTATAGGTATGAGAGATAAAGTTCGTGAAAATGCCAAAGATGTACTTCAAAAATTAAAATTATCGGGTGTAAAAAATATCGTAATGCTAACAGGTGATATAAAAGAGAAAGCGGAAGCTTTAGCTTTTGAGCTGGGAGTTGATACGGTGTATGCAAATATGAGACCCACTGATAAAGCAAATATAATAAATAAATTAAAAGAGCAGGGTTCTAAAATAGCTTTTGTAGGTGACGGTATAAATGATGCACCGGCTTTAATGAGTGCAGATGTCGGAATAAGTATGAGCAAAGGTGCCGATATTGCAAAAGCTACAGCCGATATTGGATTATTAAAAGATGATTTGGTAGCTATTGCGGAAGTAAAAGAGTTGGCAAATAAAACAATGAAACTAATAAAATATAATTTTAATGCCACAGTAGGAATTAACAGTTTGATTCTAACAGGTGCTACCATCGGATTGTTTACCCCTATTACCACAGCTGTTTTACATAACGGAACGACTATAGGTTTACTCTTTAATTCAATGAAGGGTGTTAGTATTAAAAATAGTATAGAAAATTCTAAATAA
- a CDS encoding SpoIIAA family protein, whose product MENQIIEQKEKKSYLPEIDLDTKKELAKIGMTASMGITVATSMYMKTKFMKRLHVVAGVALVGFSYWHHTLYQPSKKKTKKELSKIDNSVKELEQTKNGQTEEEQVEEENLAISLNDFFVELAVKGKLTHKESQSFKDKIDTLLSNYEVPSINILLDIREFEGIELKGLWDEILFTVKHIKEIKKVSIVGHSKFEEYFINIAHKMISFKLKYFEDYSKAREWLLSN is encoded by the coding sequence ATGGAAAATCAAATAATAGAACAAAAAGAGAAAAAGAGTTATCTGCCGGAAATAGATTTAGATACGAAAAAAGAGCTGGCTAAAATAGGAATGACGGCTTCAATGGGAATCACAGTTGCTACTTCAATGTATATGAAAACAAAATTTATGAAAAGACTTCATGTAGTAGCAGGTGTTGCCCTTGTAGGCTTCTCTTATTGGCATCATACTTTATATCAGCCCTCAAAAAAGAAGACTAAAAAAGAGCTGTCAAAAATAGATAACAGTGTAAAAGAGCTTGAGCAGACAAAAAATGGGCAGACAGAAGAGGAACAAGTAGAAGAAGAAAACTTGGCAATCTCTTTAAATGACTTTTTTGTTGAATTAGCAGTAAAAGGAAAATTAACCCATAAAGAGTCCCAATCTTTTAAAGATAAAATTGATACTCTGTTGTCAAATTATGAAGTACCTTCAATAAATATTTTATTGGATATTAGAGAGTTTGAAGGAATAGAGTTAAAAGGTTTATGGGATGAAATCCTTTTTACGGTTAAACATATTAAAGAGATAAAAAAAGTCAGTATTGTAGGTCATAGTAAGTTTGAGGAATATTTTATAAATATTGCTCATAAAATGATCTCTTTTAAATTAAAATATTTTGAGGATTATTCCAAAGCCAGAGAGTGGCTTTTATCAAACTAA
- a CDS encoding DUF4198 domain-containing protein yields the protein MLKKDELKFSSKKFLISAAAATTIMATSALAHFQMLYTPNTALTKGQTIELREVFTHPFADEHTMDMGKQHDSKKLMPVEEFYVINKGKKKDLKSTLKDITFKGNHNSGHAYASQYKARRMGDHILILKPAPYYEAGEDIYIQQITKSIVNVAGTPTGWDEELGLKAEIVPLTKPYAIWEGGSFTGVVKSNGKVVPFAEIEVEYLNRDVDLKNNKMGSSYVQAPQDAFITMGIKANKDGEFTFSIPKAGFWGFCALGVGSDKEYKGKELSQDAVIWVEAKPMK from the coding sequence ATGTTAAAGAAGGATGAACTTAAATTTTCAAGTAAAAAGTTTCTAATAAGTGCAGCTGCTGCAACAACTATCATGGCTACAAGTGCATTGGCACACTTTCAGATGTTGTATACACCAAATACAGCTTTAACAAAAGGTCAGACTATTGAACTAAGAGAAGTTTTCACCCACCCTTTTGCAGATGAGCATACAATGGATATGGGTAAACAACATGATTCAAAAAAACTTATGCCCGTTGAAGAGTTTTATGTAATAAATAAAGGCAAAAAGAAAGATCTAAAATCGACTTTAAAAGATATAACCTTTAAAGGAAATCATAACAGCGGTCATGCTTATGCTTCACAATATAAAGCAAGAAGAATGGGAGATCATATTTTAATCTTAAAACCGGCACCTTATTATGAAGCAGGAGAAGATATCTATATCCAGCAAATTACAAAATCAATAGTAAATGTTGCGGGAACTCCTACAGGTTGGGATGAAGAGTTAGGATTAAAAGCTGAAATCGTACCTTTGACAAAACCTTATGCAATTTGGGAAGGCGGAAGTTTTACCGGAGTTGTTAAATCAAACGGTAAAGTTGTACCTTTTGCAGAAATTGAAGTTGAATATCTAAACAGAGACGTAGATTTAAAAAACAATAAAATGGGATCATCATATGTACAAGCGCCGCAAGATGCTTTTATAACAATGGGAATAAAAGCGAACAAAGACGGTGAATTTACTTTTTCTATTCCAAAAGCAGGATTTTGGGGCTTTTGCGCTTTAGGTGTAGGTTCGGATAAAGAATATAAAGGTAAAGAACTAAGCCAAGATGCCGTAATCTGGGTTGAAGCTAAACCTATGAAATAA
- the feoB gene encoding ferrous iron transport protein B: protein MKKIKVALAGQPNCGKSTIFNMVSGIEQHIANYPGVTVDKKTGFFTYNEHRIEMVDLPGTYSFSSYSLEERVAKEFIIDENPDVIVNVVDASNIKRNLYLTFQLLEIGIPVIVVLNMMDVAKRREIEIDSKKIAKMLNCPVIEATGSKGIGSEEIMQNIVNIASNNQQYEDFKINYEELEPHINAIEEKISSSTSPLNKRWLAIKLLEGDTSITEHLKHQFSNIEEDVKKEENIFHEKYDKDSPSFLASVRYESADIIYHKAVKEKKIGQETLTDKADKILLNRFLALPILILIMFLVYEISIVWGYKLTDYTWPILAAIKNFVIDILPPANLIDVPMITDFGIWMVNSANALMNYIPIFFILFALIAIMEDVGYMPRMAFILDRVFKRFGLHGQSTLPLVLGGAMVGGCAVPGVMATKGIADDRARMATIFSVPYMNCLAKVPFYTLLLGAFFKPDMALMMFFISTVTLFVALIVAKLLTTTVLKARETAPFLMELPPYHMPTFKGVIIRASQRVWIYIKKVVTIVLAVAIVLFAMLQLPGLNKEAEAKYEKSLDKALSSFDNKVKKSKYYEEVNTKEEVSELLNYYDGYRTKRMVATSKDSAKAIDEDYLALNESYFKFIKPKRDKEAKTVNKALRKLSTDRKRILRAIKNEKVENSLLGMAGRAIEPVTQYAGFDWKINVAFLSSFAARESAVATLGSIYENNKADDMRAEEAMALNSGYTPLHAAAIIIFMLLTPPCIATMIVVKMQTNSYKWMVFAIFFPVLLGIVLSSIVFSVGLINNWSGVEAMTYFYITIVSIALIIGLVPSKRINWKGGLQSKAQGQYNIYDKNLNKGE from the coding sequence ATGAAGAAAATTAAAGTAGCGCTTGCAGGACAACCAAATTGCGGTAAATCCACAATTTTTAATATGGTAAGTGGAATTGAACAACATATTGCCAACTATCCAGGTGTTACGGTAGATAAAAAAACAGGATTTTTCACATACAATGAACATAGAATAGAGATGGTTGATTTACCAGGAACTTACTCTTTTAGTTCTTACTCTTTAGAAGAGAGAGTCGCAAAAGAGTTTATAATAGATGAAAATCCCGATGTAATTGTAAATGTTGTAGATGCTTCAAATATTAAAAGAAATTTATACTTAACTTTTCAGCTTCTTGAAATAGGAATTCCGGTTATTGTTGTATTAAATATGATGGATGTAGCAAAAAGAAGAGAGATTGAAATTGATTCTAAAAAAATAGCAAAAATGCTTAATTGCCCCGTTATTGAAGCTACAGGTTCAAAAGGAATCGGATCAGAAGAGATAATGCAAAATATCGTAAATATTGCTTCAAATAATCAACAATATGAAGATTTTAAAATCAATTATGAAGAGCTGGAACCCCATATCAATGCTATTGAAGAAAAAATTTCTTCAAGCACTTCACCTTTAAATAAAAGATGGCTTGCAATTAAACTTTTAGAAGGTGATACAAGTATCACCGAACATTTAAAACATCAGTTTTCAAATATTGAAGAGGATGTAAAAAAAGAAGAAAATATTTTTCATGAAAAATATGATAAAGACTCTCCTTCTTTTCTAGCTTCGGTTAGATATGAATCTGCCGATATAATTTATCACAAAGCAGTAAAAGAGAAAAAAATAGGACAAGAGACTTTAACGGATAAAGCAGATAAAATCCTTTTAAATAGATTTCTGGCTCTCCCTATTTTGATTTTGATTATGTTTTTAGTGTATGAAATTTCAATTGTCTGGGGATATAAACTTACGGATTACACTTGGCCTATACTTGCGGCAATTAAAAACTTTGTAATAGATATCTTACCTCCTGCTAATTTGATAGATGTTCCTATGATTACGGATTTTGGTATATGGATGGTAAATAGTGCAAATGCACTTATGAACTATATTCCCATATTTTTTATTCTTTTTGCTCTTATTGCGATTATGGAAGATGTTGGATATATGCCTAGAATGGCTTTTATTTTAGATAGAGTCTTTAAAAGATTCGGTCTTCACGGACAGTCAACTCTTCCTTTGGTTTTAGGAGGGGCAATGGTCGGAGGTTGTGCGGTTCCTGGTGTTATGGCTACAAAAGGAATTGCGGATGACAGAGCTAGAATGGCTACTATTTTTTCCGTTCCATATATGAACTGTTTGGCAAAAGTTCCTTTTTATACCCTTTTGCTGGGTGCTTTTTTTAAACCTGATATGGCTTTGATGATGTTTTTTATCTCAACCGTTACTCTTTTTGTTGCTCTTATTGTGGCAAAATTATTAACTACAACTGTTTTAAAAGCAAGAGAGACAGCACCTTTTTTAATGGAACTGCCTCCTTATCATATGCCTACTTTCAAAGGTGTAATTATAAGAGCCTCACAAAGAGTTTGGATATATATTAAAAAAGTCGTAACCATAGTATTGGCAGTTGCTATAGTTCTTTTTGCAATGTTGCAACTTCCGGGATTAAATAAAGAAGCAGAGGCTAAATATGAAAAATCTCTTGATAAAGCATTAAGCTCTTTTGATAACAAAGTTAAAAAAAGCAAATATTATGAAGAGGTTAATACAAAAGAAGAGGTATCTGAACTTTTAAACTATTATGACGGGTATAGAACAAAAAGAATGGTTGCTACGTCAAAAGATTCGGCAAAAGCTATTGACGAAGATTATCTTGCGTTAAATGAATCATATTTTAAATTTATAAAACCAAAAAGAGATAAAGAGGCTAAAACCGTAAATAAAGCTCTTAGAAAATTATCAACAGACAGAAAAAGAATTTTAAGAGCAATAAAAAACGAAAAAGTAGAAAACTCTCTTCTTGGTATGGCAGGTAGAGCAATCGAACCCGTAACCCAATACGCAGGATTTGATTGGAAAATAAATGTAGCCTTTCTAAGCTCTTTTGCAGCAAGAGAGAGTGCGGTTGCAACGCTTGGTTCAATTTATGAAAACAATAAAGCAGATGATATGAGAGCAGAAGAAGCAATGGCATTAAACAGCGGATATACTCCTCTTCATGCAGCTGCAATTATAATTTTTATGCTTTTAACTCCTCCTTGTATTGCAACAATGATTGTAGTAAAAATGCAGACAAACAGTTACAAATGGATGGTTTTTGCAATATTTTTTCCTGTACTTTTAGGAATTGTTTTATCTTCAATCGTATTTAGTGTGGGATTGATAAACAACTGGAGCGGTGTAGAAGCTATGACCTACTTTTACATTACGATTGTCTCAATTGCATTGATAATAGGTTTAGTTCCAAGTAAAAGAATAAACTGGAAAGGCGGCTTACAATCAAAAGCACAAGGTCAATATAACATTTATGACAAAAATCTTAATAAAGGAGAATAA
- a CDS encoding FeoA family protein has protein sequence MNAKVKTLDILPKGKKARVRKLHAKGKLLHKLLDMGFVNNVEIEVIREAPLFDPMELKLHNYHLSVRKSEARLIEIEEKMNEEN, from the coding sequence ATGAATGCAAAAGTTAAAACCCTGGATATTCTTCCAAAAGGTAAAAAAGCAAGAGTAAGAAAACTACATGCAAAAGGCAAACTCTTACACAAACTTTTAGATATGGGCTTTGTAAATAATGTAGAAATAGAAGTAATAAGAGAAGCTCCTCTTTTTGATCCAATGGAGTTAAAACTACATAATTATCATTTAAGTGTAAGAAAAAGCGAAGCCCGACTAATAGAGATAGAGGAAAAAATGAATGAAGAAAATTAA